The stretch of DNA GGTGTGGAGATGAGTAAGAATAATCTACTCAAGAGCTTTCAAGAATTCGATATCAACAGGATATATCCATTGAATGAGCAGTTTGATCATAACTTTCATCAAGCAATATCGCAGGTTACAGACGAACATAAAGAGCCAAATATCATAGTAAACGTGGTTCAGGCTGGTTATACGATAAAGGACAAACTGTTGAGGCCAGCGATAGTAATTGTGTCGAAAAAAGAAGGCTAAAGAATTTCAAAACCGCAAATGGCAAGCTTTGCACTTGCGTGCGATCCCCCAGGCTTGCCATTTTACTCTTCTTATTTAAAGGTGGTTAGAATTTTGGGAGTGTTGCCATAAGATAGATAAGATGCTAAAATGAATATAGCGAGCAACAAAGAAAATAGAGATATGAATACAGAGTGTAAAAAATGCAGTAGCAGTAAATACGTTAAGAATGGTAATATTAGGGGTATGCAAAGGTATAAATGCAAAGAGTGTGGATGTAATTTTACAAACACTAAATTAAGAGGCTGTTCGCCAGAGATGAAGGCTCTGGCAGTGTTATTGTACAGCATGGAAAAAAGTAGCTTTAGATGGCTAGGGAAATTATTTAAAGTAGCTCATACTAGCGTATATAAGTGGATAATACTGTATGCTAAAAAGATACCAAGACCAACAGTGCCGGAAGAATTGAGAGAAGTTGAAATAGATGAGATGTGGCATTTTGTAGATTCAAAAAAAAACAAATTATGGATATGGAAAGCCTATAGTAGGGAGCTCAAGAGAGTTGTTGCCTGGGTGGTTGGTAAGCGTAACGTTACAACCTTTAGAAAATTGTGGAAAATCAGGGAGTGTTCATAAATAGATAGAAAGAGCTAAAGCTTTGTTAAAAAATAAAACAAGGGATAATCTTAGCATTTCAGAACACTTGCTAAAGCGTTTAGTCTTGCGATTTAATCTAGCAAGCATATCCCTTAAGGAGGAA from Candidatus Bandiella woodruffii encodes:
- a CDS encoding IS1 family transposase, yielding MNIASNKENRDMNTECKKCSSSKYVKNGNIRGMQRYKCKECGCNFTNTKLRGCSPEMKALAVLLYSMEKSSFRWLGKLFKVAHTSVYKWIILYAKKIPRPTVPEELREVEIDEMWHFVDSKKNKLWIWKAYSRELKRVVAWVVGKRNVTTFRKLWKIRECS